In Thermus islandicus DSM 21543, a genomic segment contains:
- the glmS gene encoding glutamine--fructose-6-phosphate transaminase (isomerizing) — protein MCGIVGYVGFRKATDVLLDGLRRLEYRGYDSAGVAVRTPEGLRVVKRSGKLSALEEALKGVELSGNLGIGHTRWATHGAPTDPNAHPHATEDGRITLIHNGIFENYLELKEALKARGHGFRSETDSEVLAHLVEEKYRGDLFLAVREALEEVRGAYAVAVIHAGHEEIVAARTVSPLVIGLGEGENFLASDVPALLPYTRRVIFLHDGDVARITREGVEITDLQGRPVAREAVEVDWTLEAAEKGGFPHYMLKEIHEQPWVLESTLGGRLLEEEGDVALDLALDPKEVERVQVIACGTASYAGLYGKYLLEALARIPTEWDVASEYRYRDPLVDGKTLALAISQSGETIDTLEALREARRKGARTLGVVNAKGSSLTREVEEVLYIHAGPEIGVASTKAYLAMLAAMALLAVRFGRARGVLDREASRGLIREMRKLPRLVEEVLEKRPLIAHVAEKYHQAQDFLFLGRHVQTPTAYEGALKLKEISYIHAEAYPAGEMKHGPIALIDEHLPVVVLATQGPLYEKTLSNIQEVRARGGKVIAIATEGDEEIRKLAQEVIYVPQVHPLLAPIVSVVPLQLLAYEIAVLLGRDVDQPRNLAKSVTVE, from the coding sequence ATGTGCGGCATTGTGGGCTATGTGGGGTTTAGGAAGGCCACGGACGTGCTCTTGGACGGGCTTAGGCGGCTGGAGTACCGGGGGTACGACTCCGCGGGGGTGGCGGTGCGGACCCCGGAGGGGCTTAGGGTGGTCAAGCGCTCGGGGAAGCTCTCGGCCCTCGAGGAGGCCCTGAAGGGGGTGGAGCTTTCCGGGAACCTGGGGATCGGCCACACCCGCTGGGCCACCCACGGGGCCCCCACGGACCCGAACGCCCACCCCCACGCCACGGAGGACGGCAGGATCACCCTCATCCACAACGGGATCTTTGAGAACTACCTGGAGCTCAAGGAGGCCCTGAAGGCTCGAGGGCACGGCTTCCGGTCGGAGACGGACAGCGAGGTCCTGGCCCACCTGGTGGAGGAGAAGTACCGGGGGGACCTCTTCCTCGCGGTGCGGGAGGCCTTGGAAGAGGTGCGGGGGGCCTACGCCGTGGCCGTGATCCACGCCGGGCACGAGGAGATCGTGGCCGCGAGGACGGTGAGTCCCCTGGTCATCGGCCTGGGGGAGGGGGAGAACTTCCTGGCCTCGGACGTGCCCGCCCTCCTCCCCTACACCCGAAGGGTCATCTTCCTCCACGACGGGGACGTGGCCCGGATCACCCGGGAAGGGGTGGAGATCACCGACCTCCAGGGCCGCCCCGTGGCCCGGGAGGCCGTGGAGGTGGACTGGACCCTCGAGGCCGCGGAGAAGGGGGGGTTTCCCCACTACATGCTGAAGGAGATCCACGAGCAGCCCTGGGTCCTGGAGAGCACCCTAGGAGGGCGCCTTCTGGAGGAGGAAGGGGACGTGGCCCTGGACCTCGCCCTGGACCCTAAGGAGGTGGAGCGGGTCCAGGTGATCGCCTGCGGCACCGCAAGCTACGCCGGGCTCTACGGGAAGTACCTCCTGGAGGCCCTGGCCCGCATCCCCACCGAGTGGGACGTGGCCAGCGAGTACCGCTACCGCGATCCCCTGGTGGACGGGAAGACCCTGGCCCTGGCCATCAGCCAGTCCGGGGAGACCATTGACACCCTCGAGGCCCTAAGGGAGGCCAGGCGCAAGGGGGCGAGGACCCTTGGGGTGGTGAACGCCAAGGGCTCCAGCCTCACCCGGGAGGTGGAGGAGGTCCTCTACATCCACGCGGGGCCGGAGATCGGGGTGGCCTCCACCAAGGCCTACCTGGCCATGCTGGCGGCCATGGCCCTCCTCGCCGTGCGCTTCGGCCGGGCCCGGGGGGTTTTGGATCGGGAGGCCTCCCGGGGCCTCATCCGGGAGATGCGCAAGCTGCCCCGCCTGGTGGAGGAGGTCCTGGAGAAGCGGCCCCTCATCGCCCACGTGGCCGAAAAGTACCACCAGGCCCAGGACTTCCTCTTCCTGGGAAGGCACGTCCAGACCCCCACCGCCTACGAGGGGGCCCTGAAGCTCAAGGAGATCAGCTACATCCACGCCGAGGCCTACCCCGCCGGGGAGATGAAGCACGGGCCCATCGCCCTCATTGACGAGCACCTCCCCGTGGTGGTCCTGGCCACCCAAGGCCCCCTCTACGAGAAGACCCTTTCCAACATCCAGGAGGTGCGGGCGAGGGGCGGCAAGGTGATCGCCATCGCCACCGAGGGGGACGAGGAGATAAGGAAGCTCGCCCAGGAGGTGATCTACGTGCCCCAGGTCCACCCCCTCCTCGCTCCCATCGTGAGCGTGGTGCCCCTGCAGCTTCTGGCCTACGAGATCGCCGTCCTCCTGGGGCGGGACGTGGACCAGCCCCGGAACCTGGCCAAGAGCGTGACGGTGGAGTAG
- a CDS encoding HD domain-containing phosphohydrolase, whose amino-acid sequence MGAGALERKRLEALARAFRLLAPLERREEVYCKTVGVLKESTRAASALLLLYRPEEDVLELVAAAGLSAERVGFRLSRGQGVSWRVLEEGRMVFLPDVLAEPSAVFLESRPRPGAYLGVPLRDPKGQVLGVLSLDTVGEAGEILPEEAFLAQALAEAAGMALARIAALEEARLEAERHKALLELSLSLEASREPLGMAREALETLLRLTPYHGGALYRFRKGEVRPEVMVGRYPRGLPRLYQAHPVRFGQGLQGSPFRADLGHPGLWEGPVYVEDYARFPGALRPFVELGLRSALLVPLRLRGRPYGVLALATFGERVPYRKGDEDLLKVVAKRLEEALERLFQLRALRLTREAALKALSRVLECRDLETKGHTERVAELAVRLAKALGFPDLEGLRLGAYFHDLGKLALPDEVLKKPSALVTREWRLVQTHPEVGLEILKDLPFFPKTALNVVLHHHERWDGSGYPKGLKGEEIPLEARIFAVADVWDALVSERPYKPAWPPERAREELRAQAGKGLDPRLVEVFLRLV is encoded by the coding sequence ATGGGTGCCGGGGCCCTGGAGCGGAAGCGCCTCGAGGCCTTGGCCCGGGCCTTCCGCCTGCTCGCCCCCCTGGAGCGCCGGGAGGAGGTCTATTGCAAGACCGTGGGGGTCCTGAAGGAGAGCACCCGGGCGGCTTCGGCCCTCCTCCTCCTCTACCGCCCGGAGGAGGACGTTTTGGAGCTGGTGGCCGCGGCGGGGCTTTCCGCCGAGAGGGTGGGTTTCCGCCTGAGCCGGGGCCAGGGGGTTTCCTGGCGCGTCCTGGAAGAGGGAAGGATGGTCTTCCTTCCCGACGTCCTCGCGGAGCCTTCTGCGGTGTTCCTGGAGAGCCGGCCCCGGCCCGGGGCCTACCTGGGGGTACCCCTTCGCGACCCCAAGGGACAGGTCTTGGGGGTGCTCTCCCTGGACACCGTGGGGGAAGCGGGGGAGATCCTCCCCGAGGAGGCCTTCCTGGCCCAGGCCCTGGCTGAGGCGGCGGGGATGGCCCTGGCCCGGATCGCCGCCTTGGAGGAGGCCCGCCTCGAGGCGGAGCGCCACAAGGCCCTCCTGGAGCTTTCCCTTTCCCTGGAGGCTTCCCGGGAGCCCCTGGGGATGGCCAGGGAGGCCCTGGAAACCCTGCTCCGCCTCACCCCCTACCACGGGGGGGCCCTCTACCGCTTCCGCAAGGGGGAGGTGCGCCCGGAGGTGATGGTGGGCCGCTACCCCAGGGGCCTCCCCCGCCTCTACCAGGCCCACCCCGTCCGCTTCGGCCAGGGGCTGCAAGGTAGCCCTTTCAGGGCTGACCTAGGCCACCCCGGCCTCTGGGAGGGGCCGGTCTACGTGGAGGACTACGCCCGCTTTCCCGGCGCCCTCAGGCCCTTCGTTGAACTCGGCCTCCGCTCCGCCCTCCTGGTTCCCTTAAGGCTCCGGGGCAGGCCGTACGGCGTGCTGGCCCTGGCCACCTTCGGGGAGAGGGTGCCCTACCGCAAGGGGGACGAGGACCTCCTCAAGGTGGTGGCCAAGAGGCTGGAGGAGGCCCTAGAGCGCCTCTTCCAGCTCCGTGCCCTCCGCCTCACCCGGGAGGCCGCCCTCAAGGCCCTTTCCCGGGTCTTGGAGTGCCGGGACCTGGAGACCAAGGGCCACACGGAGAGGGTGGCCGAGCTCGCCGTGCGCCTGGCCAAGGCCCTGGGCTTTCCCGACCTCGAGGGCCTGCGCCTGGGGGCCTACTTCCACGACCTGGGGAAGCTGGCCCTTCCCGACGAGGTGCTGAAGAAGCCCTCCGCCCTGGTCACCCGGGAGTGGCGCCTGGTCCAGACCCACCCCGAGGTGGGCCTGGAGATCCTCAAGGACCTCCCCTTCTTCCCCAAGACCGCCCTGAACGTGGTCCTCCACCACCACGAGCGCTGGGATGGCTCGGGCTACCCCAAGGGCCTCAAGGGGGAGGAGATCCCCCTCGAGGCCCGGATCTTCGCCGTGGCGGACGTCTGGGACGCCCTGGTCTCCGAGCGCCCCTACAAGCCCGCCTGGCCCCCCGAGAGGGCCCGGGAGGAGCTTCGGGCCCAGGCCGGCAAGGGCCTGGACCCGAGGCTGGTGGAGGTCTTTCTCCGCCTGGTCTAG
- a CDS encoding DUF4127 family protein, translating to MIGAWPRWTASLLALLYLPLDDRPPSWAPCDWGLVLCPPREAYRGPEGADLSRLRAWLLSNPGEGLVAALDALAYGGLLQSRHLSLPPEDALARLGPLLSWRVRYGGRLYLFGVVPRWDTTQRERNLRVLKALSPWSGFPEVYVEAVWDDALRGSPAPQEAASLPYPSRPGADEAGQVLLLRALRPGLRVAVVYETPSLAGRVTPYEGLPLGETAARLLWSAAARPAALEEGPDLVLYAYAGEDPRQAALDLLRLMARHRVALADLSRVNRGDPRLMAYLQGLGLYARLAAYAAWGTPANNLGSALAQGGLFLGNGEGRLLRLAEAYFQYWWGEVGRPYLRARYPEPLPPGAQGVAALWAYAALEGRRLDLVSLRFPWGRAFEAEPRLGFAPADRGPSLVQ from the coding sequence GTGATCGGGGCCTGGCCTCGCTGGACCGCTTCCCTGCTCGCCCTTCTTTACCTTCCCCTGGACGACCGTCCGCCCAGCTGGGCCCCCTGCGACTGGGGGTTGGTCCTCTGCCCGCCCCGGGAGGCCTACCGGGGACCGGAGGGGGCGGACCTTTCCCGGCTTCGCGCCTGGCTCCTTTCCAACCCGGGAGAGGGCCTAGTGGCTGCCCTGGACGCCCTAGCCTACGGAGGGCTACTTCAGAGCCGCCACCTTTCCCTGCCCCCGGAGGACGCCCTGGCCCGCCTGGGTCCCCTCCTTTCCTGGCGGGTGCGGTATGGCGGGAGGCTCTACCTCTTCGGGGTGGTGCCCCGCTGGGACACCACCCAAAGGGAACGGAACCTTCGGGTCCTGAAGGCCCTCTCCCCTTGGTCGGGGTTTCCTGAGGTGTATGTGGAAGCGGTATGGGACGACGCCCTAAGGGGCTCCCCCGCACCCCAGGAGGCGGCTTCCCTGCCCTATCCCAGCCGTCCCGGGGCCGATGAGGCGGGGCAGGTCCTCCTCCTCCGGGCCCTCAGGCCCGGGCTTCGGGTGGCGGTGGTCTACGAGACCCCTTCCCTGGCCGGGCGGGTAACCCCCTACGAGGGCCTCCCCTTGGGGGAAACCGCGGCCCGGCTCCTCTGGAGCGCCGCGGCCCGCCCCGCGGCCCTGGAGGAGGGGCCGGACCTGGTCCTCTACGCCTACGCGGGGGAGGACCCGAGGCAGGCCGCTTTGGACCTTCTCCGCCTCATGGCCCGCCACAGGGTGGCCTTGGCCGACCTCTCCCGGGTGAACCGGGGCGACCCTCGGCTCATGGCCTACCTCCAGGGCCTCGGCCTCTACGCCCGCCTCGCCGCCTACGCCGCCTGGGGCACCCCGGCCAACAACCTGGGCAGCGCCCTGGCCCAGGGGGGGCTTTTCCTGGGGAATGGGGAAGGGCGGCTTCTGCGGCTCGCCGAGGCCTACTTCCAGTACTGGTGGGGGGAGGTGGGGAGGCCCTACCTTCGGGCCCGCTACCCCGAGCCCCTGCCCCCGGGCGCCCAGGGGGTGGCCGCCCTCTGGGCTTACGCGGCGCTGGAGGGGAGGCGGCTTGACCTCGTCTCCCTCCGCTTTCCCTGGGGGCGGGCCTTTGAGGCCGAACCGCGCCTCGGCTTTGCCCCCGCGGACCGGGGGCCGTCCCTGGTACAATAG
- the trxB gene encoding thioredoxin-disulfide reductase, whose protein sequence is MDLTLGVRSGARPEEEAYDVVIVGGGPAGLTAGIYAGRAQLKTIILEKGLPGGQIAQTEEVENYPGFPEGISGPELAARMVAQAEKFGARIVMDEVLGLERAEGGFLVRGYERSYRARAVILATGANPRRLGVPGEDKFYGRGVSTCATCDGYFFRDKEVVVVGGGDAAVEEGLFLTKFARKVTLVHRRDELRANKVAQRRAFQNPKMHFLFSHIVTEILGEDQVTGVRLKNLKTGEEYLYPADGVFVFIGHEPNTAFLKGVVELRPDGYIAVRDEVFTSVPGIFAAGDVADPIYRQLTTSVGAGTRAAMMAERYLEETHQAETPKAAG, encoded by the coding sequence ATGGACTTGACCCTAGGGGTTCGTTCGGGCGCAAGGCCGGAGGAGGAAGCCTACGACGTGGTCATCGTGGGTGGGGGGCCTGCCGGGCTCACCGCAGGGATCTATGCGGGCCGGGCCCAGCTCAAGACGATCATCCTGGAAAAGGGCCTTCCGGGTGGGCAGATCGCCCAGACGGAGGAGGTGGAAAACTACCCCGGTTTCCCCGAGGGGATCTCGGGCCCTGAGCTTGCGGCCCGCATGGTAGCCCAGGCCGAGAAGTTCGGGGCCCGGATCGTCATGGACGAGGTCTTGGGGCTAGAGAGGGCCGAAGGGGGTTTTCTGGTGCGGGGCTACGAGCGGAGCTACCGGGCCCGGGCGGTCATCCTCGCCACCGGGGCCAATCCCCGGAGGCTTGGGGTGCCTGGGGAGGACAAGTTTTACGGCCGGGGGGTTTCCACCTGCGCCACCTGCGACGGCTACTTCTTCCGGGACAAGGAGGTGGTGGTGGTGGGCGGGGGGGATGCCGCGGTGGAGGAGGGCCTTTTCCTCACCAAGTTCGCCCGCAAGGTGACCCTCGTCCACCGCCGGGACGAGCTTCGGGCCAACAAGGTGGCCCAAAGGCGGGCCTTCCAGAACCCCAAGATGCACTTCCTCTTCTCCCACATCGTCACCGAGATCCTGGGGGAGGACCAGGTGACGGGGGTCCGCCTTAAAAACCTGAAGACCGGGGAGGAGTACCTCTACCCCGCGGACGGCGTCTTCGTCTTCATCGGCCACGAGCCCAACACCGCCTTCCTCAAGGGGGTGGTGGAGCTCAGGCCCGATGGCTATATCGCCGTGCGGGACGAGGTCTTCACCTCGGTGCCCGGAATCTTCGCCGCGGGGGACGTGGCCGACCCCATTTACCGCCAGCTCACCACCAGCGTAGGGGCGGGGACCCGGGCGGCCATGATGGCGGAAAGGTACCTGGAGGAAACGCACCAGGCCGAGACCCCTAAGGCGGCGGGGTGA
- the fmt gene encoding methionyl-tRNA formyltransferase: MRVAFFGTPAWSVPVLEALRRRHQVVLVVTQPDKPQGRGLRPAPSPVARYASDHGLPLLKPERLKGNREFLEAFRAASPEVAVTAAYGKVLPKEVLEVPPYGFLNLHPSLLPKYRGPAPVPWALIRGERETGVSIMKTEEGLDTGPLYAVWRTEILPEEDAVALSERLRDKGIELLLEVLERLPHLVPVPQEGEASYAPLLTKEEGRVRFEESAEAIFNRHRGVQPWPGSYFFHGGRRVKALRMRPEPGRGAPGVVQAVDREGVLVGTGEGLLRLLEVQPEGRRPMPAADWARGYGVGPGTRLE; this comes from the coding sequence ATGAGGGTGGCCTTCTTCGGCACCCCCGCCTGGTCGGTGCCCGTCCTCGAGGCCTTGCGCCGCCGCCACCAGGTGGTCCTGGTGGTGACCCAGCCCGATAAGCCCCAGGGAAGGGGCCTAAGGCCCGCCCCGAGCCCCGTGGCCCGGTACGCCTCGGACCACGGCCTTCCCCTCCTCAAGCCCGAGCGGCTCAAGGGCAACCGGGAGTTTCTGGAGGCTTTCCGCGCCGCTTCCCCGGAGGTGGCCGTCACCGCGGCCTACGGCAAGGTGCTGCCCAAGGAGGTGCTGGAGGTGCCCCCCTATGGCTTCCTCAACCTCCACCCCTCCCTCCTCCCCAAGTACCGGGGGCCGGCTCCCGTCCCCTGGGCGCTGATCCGCGGGGAGCGGGAGACGGGGGTTTCCATCATGAAGACCGAGGAGGGGCTGGACACCGGGCCCCTCTACGCCGTTTGGCGCACGGAGATCCTTCCCGAGGAGGACGCGGTGGCCCTCTCCGAGAGGCTCCGGGACAAGGGCATTGAGCTTCTCCTGGAGGTGCTGGAGAGGCTTCCCCACCTCGTCCCCGTCCCCCAGGAGGGGGAGGCCAGCTACGCCCCCCTCCTCACCAAGGAGGAGGGAAGGGTGCGCTTTGAGGAGAGCGCCGAGGCCATCTTTAACCGCCACCGGGGGGTCCAGCCCTGGCCCGGGAGCTACTTCTTCCACGGGGGAAGGCGGGTGAAGGCCCTCAGGATGCGGCCGGAGCCGGGGCGGGGAGCGCCTGGGGTGGTGCAGGCTGTGGACCGGGAAGGGGTCCTGGTGGGCACGGGGGAGGGACTCCTCCGCCTCCTCGAGGTCCAGCCCGAGGGCAGGCGCCCTATGCCCGCCGCCGACTGGGCCCGGGGGTACGGGGTGGGGCCGGGAACCCGCTTGGAGTAG
- the def gene encoding peptide deformylase yields MIHPIRLYGDPVLRRKARPVQDFAGIKRLAEEMLETMFEARGVGLAAPQIGLSQRVFVAVEYADEPEEEERPLRDLVRRVYVVANPVITHREGQVEGIEGCLSLPGLYSEEVPRAERLRVAFQDEEGRPRTLELEGYMARVFQHEIDHLDGILFFERLPGPKREAFLEENRKELARLQKEARARLKELAR; encoded by the coding sequence ATGATCCATCCCATCCGCCTCTACGGGGACCCGGTGCTACGGAGGAAGGCCCGCCCCGTCCAGGACTTCGCCGGGATCAAGCGGCTCGCCGAGGAGATGCTGGAGACCATGTTTGAGGCCCGAGGGGTGGGGTTGGCCGCCCCCCAGATCGGGCTTTCCCAGCGCGTCTTCGTGGCCGTGGAGTACGCGGACGAGCCCGAGGAGGAGGAGAGGCCGCTCCGGGACCTGGTGCGCCGGGTGTACGTGGTGGCGAACCCCGTGATCACCCACCGGGAGGGCCAGGTGGAAGGAATAGAGGGGTGCCTCTCCCTGCCTGGGCTCTACTCCGAGGAGGTGCCCCGCGCGGAGCGCCTCCGCGTGGCCTTCCAGGACGAGGAGGGGAGGCCTCGCACCCTGGAGCTGGAGGGGTACATGGCCCGCGTTTTCCAGCACGAGATAGACCACCTGGACGGGATCCTCTTCTTTGAGCGCCTCCCTGGGCCCAAGCGGGAGGCCTTCCTGGAGGAGAACCGAAAGGAGCTCGCCCGCCTCCAGAAGGAGGCCCGGGCCCGCCTCAAGGAGCTCGCCCGATGA
- a CDS encoding CdaR family protein, translating to MRDWPALLLSFLVALAAWYSLRERTPVVERALSVPLRVVGLGQDQVAEGAPKEVFLRLRGPAPLVEGTPPVSAYLDLSGAEGAFSREVRVAVPQGVEVLEVRPARVEGQVEALFTRTLPVEVLAQGAWVRTEPAFVEARGPRSRVEEAVVALGLDLGGEAVPLTAFGPQGPLPGVDLSPSQVRVVAREAPLFRKEVPLVVKPPPGLKVLDYAPRRVEVVGPREALEGLERVEARPQGGFRPGEVVGPWVLDLPPGVRPLGQVLGRVRLGLE from the coding sequence ATGCGTGACTGGCCCGCCCTCCTCCTCTCCTTTTTGGTGGCCCTGGCCGCCTGGTACTCCCTAAGGGAAAGGACCCCGGTGGTGGAGAGGGCCCTGAGCGTACCCCTTCGGGTGGTGGGCCTGGGGCAGGACCAGGTGGCCGAGGGGGCGCCCAAGGAGGTCTTCCTGCGCCTCCGGGGGCCTGCCCCCCTGGTGGAGGGCACGCCCCCGGTTTCCGCCTACCTGGACCTCTCGGGAGCGGAAGGGGCCTTTAGCCGCGAGGTGCGGGTGGCCGTGCCCCAAGGGGTGGAGGTGCTGGAGGTGCGCCCTGCCCGGGTGGAGGGCCAGGTGGAAGCCCTGTTCACCCGCACCCTGCCCGTGGAGGTCCTCGCCCAGGGGGCCTGGGTGCGGACCGAGCCCGCCTTCGTGGAGGCCCGGGGGCCGAGGAGCCGGGTGGAGGAGGCGGTGGTGGCCCTGGGGCTGGACCTTGGGGGGGAGGCGGTGCCCCTCACCGCCTTTGGCCCCCAGGGGCCCCTTCCCGGGGTGGACCTTTCCCCCTCCCAGGTGCGGGTGGTGGCCCGGGAGGCCCCCCTTTTCCGCAAGGAGGTGCCCCTGGTGGTGAAGCCGCCCCCAGGGCTCAAGGTCCTGGACTACGCCCCGAGGAGGGTGGAGGTGGTGGGGCCTAGGGAGGCCCTGGAGGGCCTGGAGCGGGTGGAGGCTAGGCCCCAAGGGGGCTTCCGCCCGGGGGAGGTGGTGGGGCCTTGGGTCTTGGACCTGCCCCCGGGGGTGCGCCCTCTGGGCCAGGTTTTGGGAAGGGTGCGGCTTGGGCTAGAATAG
- the cdaA gene encoding diadenylate cyclase CdaA, with product MPFTWRDLLDILLVTVLFYYLWRLISGTRALNLVRGVLVYLLVWFLASLLGLSTLSWLLGNAATLGAFALIVVFQPELRGLLERLGRAQGPRAASLVLEELLLGMARLAERRYGALIALERRTPLGEYAATGEVVEARLSARLLVTLFHPGTPLHDGGAILRGDRLFAAGCVFPLSEAHMGLGTRHRAALGLSEVSDALVIVVSEETGAIRVAEGGRLSPPLSLEALREKLKGLAHA from the coding sequence ATGCCCTTCACCTGGCGCGACCTCCTGGACATCCTCCTCGTCACCGTCCTCTTTTACTACCTCTGGCGGCTCATCTCCGGTACCCGGGCCCTCAACCTGGTGCGGGGGGTTCTGGTCTACCTCCTGGTCTGGTTTCTCGCCAGCCTCCTCGGGCTTTCCACCCTGTCTTGGCTTCTCGGCAACGCCGCTACCCTGGGCGCCTTTGCCCTCATCGTGGTCTTCCAGCCGGAGCTTAGGGGCCTCTTGGAGCGCCTGGGACGGGCCCAGGGGCCAAGGGCCGCCTCCTTGGTCCTGGAAGAGCTCCTTTTGGGGATGGCCCGCCTGGCCGAGCGGCGCTACGGGGCCCTCATCGCCCTGGAGCGGCGCACCCCTTTGGGGGAGTACGCGGCCACCGGGGAGGTGGTGGAGGCCAGGCTTTCCGCCCGCCTCCTGGTGACCCTCTTCCATCCCGGGACCCCCCTGCACGATGGGGGGGCCATCCTCCGGGGCGACCGGCTCTTCGCCGCCGGCTGCGTCTTCCCCCTCTCCGAGGCCCACATGGGCCTGGGCACCCGGCACCGGGCGGCCCTGGGGCTTTCCGAGGTCTCCGATGCCCTGGTGATCGTGGTGAGCGAGGAAACGGGGGCCATCCGGGTGGCGGAGGGAGGGCGGCTTTCCCCGCCCCTCAGCCTCGAGGCCCTGCGGGAGAAGCTCAAGGGGTTGGCCCATGCGTGA
- the zapE gene encoding AFG1/ZapE family ATPase, with amino-acid sequence MRLAERHPEVDLERLLQGFVPPPRFRSATFAAYRPDPRYPSQALAKERLRSWVRDRPRGLLRSRMPGPQGIYLDGGFGVGKTHLLVAAYLEAPSPKAFLTFEELTYTLGLLGLKEGVRRFSSLRYLFLDEFELDDPGNAQMVTHFLSLAMDRGLRVATTSNTPPGALGEGRFNAEQFRHQIQGLARRFAVERIEGEDFRHRDPGGLPEPWSDGKLLEAFHQDPRPKTLDAFPDLLAHLRALHPIRYRYLLEGVEAVYLRGLEPIQDQNDALRFVHFVDQVYNRGLALRASGVSLGALFPEDYRHGAFAKKYGRALSRLAELLG; translated from the coding sequence ATGCGCCTGGCCGAGCGCCATCCCGAGGTGGACCTGGAAAGGCTTCTCCAGGGCTTCGTGCCCCCGCCCCGCTTCCGAAGCGCCACCTTTGCCGCCTACCGCCCCGATCCCCGCTATCCCTCCCAGGCCCTGGCCAAGGAGCGGCTGCGAAGCTGGGTAAGGGACCGTCCCCGGGGCCTCCTGCGCTCCCGGATGCCTGGGCCTCAGGGGATCTACCTGGACGGGGGCTTCGGGGTGGGCAAGACCCACCTCCTGGTGGCGGCCTACCTCGAGGCCCCTTCCCCCAAGGCCTTCCTCACCTTTGAGGAGCTCACCTACACCCTGGGGCTTCTCGGCCTCAAGGAGGGGGTCAGGCGGTTTTCCTCCCTCCGGTACCTCTTCCTGGACGAGTTTGAGCTGGACGACCCCGGCAACGCCCAGATGGTGACCCACTTCCTTTCCCTCGCCATGGACCGGGGCCTCCGGGTGGCCACCACCTCCAACACGCCGCCCGGCGCCCTGGGGGAGGGGCGGTTCAACGCTGAGCAGTTCCGGCACCAGATCCAAGGGCTCGCCCGCCGCTTCGCCGTGGAGCGGATAGAGGGGGAGGATTTCCGCCACCGCGACCCCGGAGGCCTCCCCGAGCCCTGGAGCGACGGGAAGCTTCTGGAGGCCTTTCACCAGGACCCGAGGCCCAAGACCCTGGACGCCTTTCCCGACCTCCTGGCCCACCTCCGCGCCCTCCACCCCATCCGCTACCGCTACCTCCTGGAAGGGGTGGAAGCGGTCTATCTAAGGGGACTGGAGCCCATACAGGACCAGAACGATGCCCTGCGCTTCGTACATTTTGTGGATCAGGTCTATAACCGCGGCCTGGCCCTCCGGGCCTCGGGGGTTTCCCTGGGGGCCCTCTTTCCCGAAGACTACCGCCATGGGGCCTTCGCCAAAAAGTACGGGCGGGCGCTTTCCCGCCTGGCGGAGCTTTTGGGGTAG
- a CDS encoding glutaredoxin family protein produces MVRLYGVPGCGPCEIVKLFLAQQGIPYLFVDVRKDEAAARRVAELLGSPTAGVVLEWEGRVEAIRGVSPARLHAWLAHYRAKEA; encoded by the coding sequence ATGGTGCGGCTTTACGGCGTCCCCGGCTGCGGCCCCTGCGAGATCGTGAAGTTGTTCCTGGCCCAGCAGGGCATCCCTTACCTCTTCGTGGACGTCAGGAAGGACGAGGCGGCGGCCCGAAGGGTGGCCGAGCTCCTGGGAAGCCCCACCGCCGGGGTAGTCCTGGAGTGGGAGGGGAGGGTGGAGGCCATCCGAGGGGTGTCCCCGGCGCGCCTCCACGCCTGGCTTGCCCACTACCGGGCCAAGGAGGCCTGA
- a CDS encoding DinB family protein, protein MVRLEDYGTWEEALRRLGETREALLALLREADPAWLFAPLREGAWTPLMVAEHVALVEDSTARVLRRLRRLAAGESLPPVPFVPGEVKDGKPQAPEGVRPKGGLSLEEVLAFLAKARAFLLEEAAKADPQHPATFPHPFFGELTALGWVRAAAYHEAHHLRALQASLAR, encoded by the coding sequence ATGGTTCGGTTAGAGGACTACGGCACCTGGGAGGAGGCCCTGAGGCGGCTTGGGGAAACCCGTGAGGCCCTCCTCGCCCTGCTTCGGGAGGCGGACCCCGCTTGGCTTTTCGCTCCCCTCCGGGAGGGGGCCTGGACCCCCCTCATGGTGGCGGAGCACGTGGCCCTGGTGGAGGACTCCACCGCCCGGGTCCTGCGGCGCCTGAGGCGCCTTGCGGCGGGGGAGAGCCTGCCCCCCGTGCCCTTCGTCCCCGGGGAGGTCAAGGACGGCAAGCCCCAGGCCCCCGAGGGGGTGCGGCCCAAGGGAGGGCTTTCCCTGGAGGAGGTCCTGGCCTTCTTGGCCAAGGCCCGGGCCTTCCTCCTGGAGGAGGCGGCCAAGGCCGATCCCCAGCACCCCGCCACCTTCCCCCACCCCTTCTTCGGGGAGCTCACGGCCCTGGGGTGGGTACGGGCCGCCGCCTACCACGAGGCCCACCACCTGAGGGCCCTTCAGGCCTCCTTGGCCCGGTAG
- a CDS encoding type II toxin-antitoxin system Phd/YefM family antitoxin: MRVVLVSEAKNRLAELLRQVQAGKEALIRDRGMPVALLSPALGSGTLLRLERQGLLRRGKAPPGRPSPSYP, translated from the coding sequence ATGCGGGTCGTCTTGGTGAGCGAGGCCAAAAACCGCCTCGCCGAGCTCCTCCGCCAGGTGCAGGCCGGGAAGGAGGCCCTCATCCGGGACCGGGGGATGCCCGTGGCCCTCCTCTCCCCCGCCCTGGGCTCTGGGACCCTCCTTCGGCTAGAGCGCCAGGGTCTCCTCCGCCGGGGGAAGGCCCCACCTGGAAGACCTTCCCCTTCCTACCCCTAA